In Halovivax gelatinilyticus, the following are encoded in one genomic region:
- a CDS encoding phenylalanine--tRNA ligase subunit alpha — translation MQLPQAQVAVLETASTDEEQSVDAIAAATDLPPETVTGALFALEEEGLVAVSERVDETVELTDEGREYEADGLPEVRLYEAAIDAGGADEPVQMGRVIGASGLEGPQVDIALSNYARKGYGAIDSGELSANPDADPSVDAEANALSTIAAAADDAGEDDGTSSGVAADDLDIDSDALEQLERRDLIERDETTVRSATLTEAGVTELMAGVETAETVGQVTPDLLTSGDWRDAAFAEYNVEADAETIHGGRMHVLRRTAERVKDVLVGMGFSEMDGPHVDADFWINDCLFMPQDHPARTHWDRFAIEEPTHIDDLPADLVERVERVHREGVGEDGEGYRSPWDEDFARALALRGHTTSLTTRHLSGEAIGEIEPPARFFSVQKAYRNDTLDATHLLEFFQIEGWVMADELSVRDLMGTFEEFYAQFGIEDIQFKPHYNPYTEPSFELFGTHPTTGELIEIGNSGIFREEMLEPLGVEADVMAWGLALERLAMLVTGAEDIRDLHGSLADLEFLRNAEVIY, via the coding sequence ATGCAATTGCCACAGGCACAGGTTGCGGTCCTTGAGACCGCGAGTACGGACGAGGAACAGTCCGTCGACGCCATCGCCGCGGCGACCGACCTGCCCCCAGAGACGGTCACGGGTGCGCTGTTCGCACTCGAAGAAGAGGGGCTGGTCGCCGTATCAGAACGCGTCGACGAAACCGTCGAACTGACCGACGAAGGACGCGAGTACGAGGCCGACGGCCTCCCGGAGGTGCGACTCTACGAGGCCGCCATCGACGCCGGCGGAGCCGACGAACCAGTCCAGATGGGGCGGGTGATCGGCGCGTCGGGGCTCGAGGGACCGCAGGTCGACATCGCCCTCTCGAACTACGCCCGGAAGGGCTACGGGGCGATCGACAGCGGCGAACTCTCGGCGAACCCGGACGCCGACCCATCCGTCGACGCGGAGGCGAACGCGCTTTCGACGATCGCCGCGGCTGCGGACGACGCGGGTGAGGACGATGGAACGTCGAGCGGCGTCGCCGCAGACGACCTCGATATCGATTCGGACGCGTTAGAGCAGCTCGAACGCCGAGACCTGATAGAGCGCGACGAGACGACGGTGCGCTCGGCGACGCTCACCGAGGCCGGCGTGACCGAACTCATGGCCGGCGTCGAAACCGCCGAGACGGTCGGACAGGTGACGCCCGACCTGCTGACGAGCGGCGACTGGCGCGACGCGGCGTTCGCCGAGTACAACGTCGAAGCCGACGCGGAGACGATCCACGGCGGGCGGATGCACGTGCTTCGGCGGACCGCAGAGCGGGTCAAAGACGTCCTCGTCGGGATGGGATTCTCCGAGATGGACGGCCCGCACGTCGACGCGGACTTCTGGATCAACGACTGCCTCTTCATGCCCCAGGACCACCCGGCGCGCACCCACTGGGACCGATTCGCCATCGAAGAGCCGACGCACATCGACGATCTCCCGGCAGACCTCGTCGAACGCGTCGAACGGGTCCACCGCGAGGGCGTCGGCGAGGACGGCGAAGGCTACCGCTCGCCGTGGGACGAAGATTTCGCCCGCGCGCTCGCGCTTCGCGGACACACCACCTCGCTCACCACCAGGCACCTCTCCGGCGAGGCGATCGGAGAGATCGAGCCGCCGGCTCGATTTTTCAGCGTCCAGAAGGCCTATCGGAACGACACGCTCGACGCCACGCACTTACTCGAGTTCTTCCAGATCGAGGGCTGGGTGATGGCCGACGAGCTCTCGGTGCGGGACCTGATGGGCACGTTCGAAGAGTTCTACGCCCAGTTCGGAATCGAAGACATTCAATTCAAACCGCACTACAACCCCTACACCGAGCCGAGCTTCGAGCTGTTCGGCACCCACCCGACGACGGGCGAGCTGATCGAGATCGGTAACTCAGGCATCTTCCGCGAGGAAATGTTGGAACCGCTCGGCGTCGAGGCCGACGTGATGGCCTGGGGACTCGCCTTAGAGCGCCTGGCGATGCTCGTCACGGGAGCGGAGGACATCCGCGACCTGCACGGGAGCCTGGCCGATCTCGAGTTCCTGCGGAACGCGGAGGTGATCTACTGA
- a CDS encoding carboxylate--amine ligase: METDSTGEATPAVVVPAIDAPSSVACVRSLGRRGIRTIVVSDSPTAPATRSAFCDETVRVRSPGDDLLAYRDSLLALARREAVRSIIPVREADVYVLAKYRDEFAQYVETPWPNIETLARVQDRCRLFEAADRAGVAAPETGLLGETGDRSREWIVKPRYSILTDEYVDCGPRACIAPPTTTYLPPGTEPDVDRLTEAMGHEPICQEYVRTPHEYGFFALYDEGEPVATFQHRQRRGYSYAGGPSAFRESVEIPELADAGLALLDELDWHGLAMVEFLRDEETGEFKLMEINPRFWSSLPFTIQAGVDFPYYYWKLCNGGCARIPAEWDVGVGGHLIRGELLYLYSILAHDVELVDRPSFPAALGSVLRSMVAQPRFDYLQRDDPRPFVTDLRNAVGSIRGR; the protein is encoded by the coding sequence ATGGAGACTGATTCGACCGGTGAGGCGACCCCGGCGGTGGTCGTCCCGGCGATCGACGCGCCCAGCAGCGTCGCCTGCGTGCGATCGCTCGGCCGGCGCGGGATTCGGACGATCGTCGTCTCGGACTCGCCGACCGCCCCGGCGACGCGGTCTGCGTTCTGTGACGAGACCGTCCGCGTTCGGTCCCCGGGAGACGACCTGCTCGCCTATCGCGACAGCCTGCTCGCCCTCGCCCGGCGGGAAGCCGTCCGCTCGATAATTCCGGTCCGCGAGGCGGACGTCTACGTTCTGGCGAAGTATCGAGACGAGTTCGCCCAGTACGTCGAGACGCCCTGGCCGAACATCGAGACGCTCGCCCGCGTTCAGGATCGGTGTCGGCTGTTCGAGGCGGCCGATCGAGCGGGCGTCGCGGCGCCCGAGACCGGCCTGCTGGGCGAAACGGGCGATCGCTCTCGAGAGTGGATCGTCAAGCCCCGCTACTCGATCCTGACCGACGAGTACGTCGACTGCGGACCGCGGGCGTGTATCGCGCCACCGACGACGACGTACCTCCCGCCGGGCACCGAGCCGGACGTAGACCGGCTGACCGAGGCGATGGGCCACGAACCGATCTGTCAGGAGTACGTCCGCACGCCCCACGAGTACGGCTTTTTCGCGCTCTACGACGAGGGCGAGCCGGTCGCCACCTTCCAGCACCGCCAGCGTCGGGGCTACAGCTACGCGGGCGGGCCGAGCGCCTTCCGCGAGTCCGTCGAGATTCCCGAACTGGCCGACGCCGGCCTGGCCCTGCTCGACGAACTCGACTGGCACGGCCTGGCGATGGTCGAGTTTCTGAGAGACGAGGAGACGGGCGAGTTCAAGCTGATGGAGATCAACCCCCGCTTCTGGTCGTCGCTCCCCTTCACCATCCAGGCCGGCGTCGACTTTCCGTACTATTATTGGAAGCTGTGTAACGGCGGCTGTGCGCGCATTCCCGCCGAGTGGGACGTCGGCGTCGGCGGCCACCTCATCCGCGGCGAGTTACTCTACCTCTACTCCATCCTCGCCCACGACGTCGAGCTGGTCGATCGGCCCTCCTTCCCGGCCGCCCTCGGGTCGGTCCTTCGCTCGATGGTCGCCCAGCCTCGCTTCGATTACCTCCAGCGCGACGACCCGCGACCGTTCGTCACCGATCTGCGAAACGCGGTGGGGTCGATTCGCGGACGGTAA
- a CDS encoding twin-arginine translocation signal domain-containing protein, whose amino-acid sequence MGNDNPYDRRRSSRPRRQFLQTAAMTGVSAGLLSQTVSAGDDDGAGTDNRNPFDPPPGGGGGDINRTWEFSDEATDNYGGSVEGYASSSVVQFTADGRKNKDWDIISLEINGNAITHSDTGVLLPNVERTGHAISWDDDSAAGPQEGLIHASPDSDWIGGYHDEYDDGEGNNVSDYVIDFGLSQIGADAYVDHAETIVDALGSIYDDYFEPPETYERDWDWDGRKQTSWWTKYEVKLEPNETLEINVGDVVDLWGKPGALHMGGAFEIIMPANAGSFRERIEARVSSDRLLRAGTRGIEFPEIHEGLTAYAGATVNAHPERFDLDAAEIAQLDDDDFHYQYPVEMSLTGPLPDDFWDDKHVG is encoded by the coding sequence ATGGGAAATGACAACCCATACGACCGACGACGATCGAGCCGCCCGCGTCGGCAGTTCCTCCAAACTGCGGCGATGACGGGCGTGAGTGCGGGTCTGCTCTCGCAGACGGTTTCGGCCGGAGACGATGACGGCGCAGGGACAGACAATCGGAATCCGTTCGATCCGCCACCGGGCGGCGGAGGCGGTGACATCAACCGGACCTGGGAGTTCAGTGACGAAGCGACCGACAACTACGGCGGAAGCGTGGAAGGGTACGCGTCGAGTTCGGTAGTTCAGTTTACTGCAGATGGGAGGAAAAACAAAGACTGGGACATAATTTCTCTCGAAATTAACGGAAACGCAATCACTCACTCCGACACTGGCGTGCTGTTACCCAATGTAGAGCGAACCGGACACGCGATCTCCTGGGACGATGATTCCGCTGCCGGACCACAAGAGGGGCTCATACACGCATCACCAGATTCCGACTGGATCGGTGGCTATCACGACGAGTACGACGACGGCGAAGGCAACAACGTCAGCGACTACGTGATCGATTTCGGCTTGAGTCAGATCGGTGCCGACGCGTATGTTGATCACGCTGAGACGATCGTTGATGCACTCGGATCAATTTACGATGACTACTTCGAACCACCAGAAACCTACGAACGCGACTGGGACTGGGACGGACGGAAACAGACCAGCTGGTGGACGAAGTACGAGGTAAAGCTCGAACCTAACGAAACACTTGAGATCAACGTCGGTGACGTGGTCGACCTGTGGGGTAAACCGGGTGCGCTGCACATGGGTGGAGCGTTCGAGATCATCATGCCCGCGAACGCCGGCTCGTTTCGCGAGCGAATCGAAGCCCGTGTGAGTTCGGATCGACTACTGCGTGCCGGAACGCGCGGGATCGAGTTCCCCGAAATCCACGAGGGACTGACCGCCTACGCCGGAGCCACCGTCAACGCACACCCTGAACGGTTCGACCTGGATGCCGCAGAGATTGCGCAATTAGACGATGACGACTTCCATTACCAGTACCCGGTCGAAATGTCGTTGACCGGTCCGCTTCCGGACGATTTTTGGGACGATAAACACGTTGGGTAA
- a CDS encoding class I SAM-dependent methyltransferase: protein MGFHWDDLYREDDYERRIYLGDESMADYLETFLARFGPVDDVVSVGCGPGVVPFELAERYPDLPITGLDYAETIVADNRTLAAERGLENLSFAVDALPDLATDRRFDLVYCVATLFFVADAARAIESLYDLVRPGGYLVVNYPNEHTQEWAREADPEKRADFSLVAAGENTLSREEIESILNTDSHDYWEAVDADDEEFVSPDLPMVYVRR, encoded by the coding sequence ATGGGGTTTCACTGGGACGATCTCTACAGGGAGGACGACTACGAGCGGCGAATCTACCTCGGCGACGAGTCGATGGCCGACTACCTCGAGACGTTTCTCGCGCGCTTCGGCCCGGTCGACGACGTGGTCTCGGTCGGCTGCGGGCCGGGGGTCGTCCCGTTCGAACTCGCCGAGCGGTATCCCGACCTTCCGATCACCGGACTGGACTACGCCGAGACGATCGTCGCCGACAACCGCACACTCGCCGCCGAACGCGGCCTCGAGAACCTTTCGTTCGCGGTGGACGCGCTACCCGACCTGGCAACCGACCGGCGCTTCGATCTGGTCTACTGCGTGGCGACGCTCTTTTTCGTCGCTGACGCGGCGCGAGCGATCGAGTCGCTGTACGACCTCGTCCGTCCCGGTGGCTACCTCGTGGTTAACTACCCCAACGAGCACACACAGGAGTGGGCGCGCGAGGCCGATCCCGAAAAGCGAGCAGATTTTTCGCTCGTCGCGGCGGGCGAAAACACGCTCTCGCGCGAGGAGATCGAGTCGATCCTCAATACTGACTCCCACGACTACTGGGAGGCGGTCGACGCCGACGACGAGGAGTTCGTCTCACCGGATCTTCCGATGGTGTACGTCCGTCGGTGA
- the pheT gene encoding phenylalanine--tRNA ligase subunit beta, whose amino-acid sequence MPTVDIDPDELRTLSGATEVADDELIDDLFALGLEYEGETEDGDFELEFAPDRLDRLSVEGIARSLRYQYGEDRGVYVPTTTEADWTIEVDEDVPAERPFVTGAVIRGVDLDDDALDSLIQLQEKLHATMGRNRVKGAIGIHDLAMLRGAPATEGNPSIRYTGVAPDGERFVPLDSDRELTPGDVLEDHPTGREYAPVVADYEAMPAIYDDIGLFSFPPVINGRRTEVSTDSRDLFVELTGTDQWTIDRMCAIICYALDARGATIEDVRVEYADPAVASEAIESGGGRDVAGEGDVPALVRPALSTREKTVSHARIESVLGIDLDPEEILDLAERAGLDAARVETDDGDLAYAVTIPPYRVDVLHPLDVIDDLGRAYGFNDLEPRYPSVGTVGGRHERSRVERAVRETLVGLGFEDMLNFHLVGEADNFERCGVEPGTDVLGGGDPAGIKNPYSEDFAIVRTWSLPSLLSLLEHNTHRAYPQDLAEVGFVAELDESENTGIAESRRVAAVLARHDAAYEDAKARLQALARAFDVSLETPAIDHPSFIEGRTASVVLDGTDVGVIGELHPEVLVEHDLEVPVAAFEFDLSGLRSE is encoded by the coding sequence ATGCCGACCGTCGACATCGACCCCGACGAGCTGCGGACGCTCTCGGGCGCGACCGAGGTCGCAGACGACGAACTGATCGACGACCTGTTCGCGCTCGGACTGGAGTACGAGGGTGAAACCGAAGACGGCGACTTCGAACTCGAGTTCGCCCCCGACCGGCTCGACCGACTCTCGGTCGAGGGAATCGCCCGCTCGCTTCGATACCAGTACGGCGAGGACCGGGGCGTCTACGTCCCGACGACGACCGAGGCCGACTGGACGATCGAAGTCGACGAGGACGTCCCCGCCGAGCGACCGTTCGTCACCGGCGCCGTGATCCGCGGCGTCGACCTGGACGACGACGCGCTCGACTCGCTCATCCAGCTCCAGGAGAAGCTCCACGCGACGATGGGACGAAACCGGGTGAAAGGAGCCATCGGCATTCACGACCTCGCGATGCTTCGCGGGGCGCCGGCTACCGAGGGGAATCCGTCCATCCGCTACACGGGCGTCGCGCCCGACGGCGAGCGATTCGTCCCGCTCGACTCCGATCGGGAGCTGACCCCCGGAGACGTGCTCGAAGACCACCCGACGGGCCGGGAGTACGCGCCAGTCGTCGCCGACTACGAGGCCATGCCCGCGATCTACGACGACATCGGGCTGTTCTCGTTCCCGCCGGTGATCAACGGCCGACGGACCGAGGTGTCGACGGACTCGCGCGACCTCTTCGTCGAACTCACGGGGACCGACCAGTGGACGATCGACCGGATGTGTGCGATCATCTGCTACGCGCTCGACGCCCGCGGCGCCACCATCGAGGACGTGCGCGTCGAGTACGCCGATCCCGCGGTCGCGAGCGAGGCGATCGAGTCCGGCGGCGGGCGCGACGTCGCCGGCGAGGGGGACGTCCCGGCGCTCGTCCGACCGGCGCTCTCGACGAGGGAAAAGACGGTCTCGCACGCCCGGATCGAGTCGGTCCTGGGGATCGATCTGGATCCCGAAGAGATACTCGACCTGGCCGAGCGGGCCGGGCTGGACGCAGCACGGGTCGAGACCGACGACGGCGACCTCGCCTACGCGGTGACGATCCCGCCCTACCGCGTCGACGTGCTCCACCCGCTCGACGTGATCGACGACCTCGGTCGCGCCTACGGCTTCAACGACCTCGAACCGCGCTACCCGTCCGTCGGCACCGTGGGCGGTCGCCACGAGCGCAGCCGAGTCGAACGGGCCGTCCGCGAGACGCTCGTCGGGCTCGGCTTCGAGGACATGCTCAACTTCCACCTCGTCGGCGAGGCGGACAACTTCGAGCGCTGCGGCGTCGAACCCGGAACGGACGTGCTCGGCGGCGGCGATCCGGCCGGGATCAAGAATCCCTACAGCGAGGACTTCGCCATCGTGCGAACCTGGTCGCTCCCGTCGCTGCTGTCGCTGCTCGAGCACAACACCCACCGCGCCTACCCGCAGGACTTAGCCGAGGTCGGCTTCGTGGCCGAACTCGACGAGTCTGAAAATACGGGCATCGCCGAGTCGCGCCGCGTCGCGGCCGTGCTCGCCCGCCACGACGCCGCCTACGAGGACGCGAAGGCCCGTCTGCAGGCGCTCGCCCGCGCGTTCGACGTCTCGCTTGAGACGCCGGCGATCGATCACCCGTCGTTCATCGAGGGCCGGACCGCGAGCGTGGTACTCGACGGCACCGACGTGGGCGTGATCGGCGAACTGCACCCCGAGGTGCTCGTCGAACACGACCTCGAAGTCCCCGTCGCCGCGTTCGAGTTCGATCTGAGTGGGCTGCGAAGCGAGTGA
- the rimI gene encoding ribosomal protein S18-alanine N-acetyltransferase, whose protein sequence is MTITRPDPDGVTIRRAERADVLAVVHIESASFDEPWPANAFEAFLGEPGFVVAVDPDGPIVGYAVADVTATHGGPLGHLKDIAVHPDRRGEGIATALLERVLFVLYRGGAGTVKLEVRESNEPAISLYRRFGFESLRRTEGYYADGEDAIVMIRDLR, encoded by the coding sequence GTGACGATCACCCGGCCGGATCCCGACGGCGTGACCATCCGCCGCGCCGAGCGAGCGGACGTGCTCGCCGTCGTCCACATCGAGTCCGCCTCGTTCGACGAGCCGTGGCCGGCGAACGCGTTCGAGGCGTTTCTCGGCGAACCCGGATTCGTCGTCGCCGTCGACCCGGACGGGCCGATCGTGGGTTACGCCGTCGCCGACGTCACGGCGACACACGGCGGCCCCCTCGGCCACCTCAAAGACATCGCCGTCCACCCGGACCGGCGCGGCGAAGGGATCGCCACGGCGCTGCTCGAACGCGTCCTGTTCGTGTTGTACCGGGGCGGCGCCGGAACCGTCAAACTCGAGGTTCGCGAGTCGAACGAACCGGCGATCTCGCTCTATCGGCGCTTCGGATTCGAGTCGCTTCGCCGAACCGAGGGCTACTACGCCGACGGCGAGGACGCGATCGTGATGATTCGCGATCTCCGGTGA
- the pheA gene encoding prephenate dehydratase, translating to MTVRTLGPAGTYSHRAARTLGEPVSFERSVTAIVDAVARGDVSRGVVPIENSIEGSVTETSDALVDAPVAVVGELVLPIRHALLAQTDSFDAVASHPQALAQCRETLDRSYPDLAREAVTSTAAGVERAREDDSVAAIAHPDAADELRVIDEDVQDRSSNRTRFFVLASGEERTDTGSKSTVVIAPGTNHPGLLFALLEPFADRDVNLTRIESRPTGRRLGEYEFHLDLEAALSESRTQAALGEIESVLDAGQIHRLGSYDVTLVE from the coding sequence ATGACGGTCCGTACGCTCGGCCCAGCCGGCACCTACTCGCATCGAGCCGCACGAACCCTCGGCGAGCCGGTCTCGTTCGAACGATCGGTGACGGCGATCGTCGACGCCGTCGCGCGAGGCGACGTCAGCCGGGGCGTCGTCCCGATCGAAAATAGCATCGAAGGGAGCGTGACGGAGACGAGCGATGCGCTCGTCGACGCGCCAGTGGCCGTCGTCGGCGAACTCGTCCTGCCGATTCGCCACGCGCTGCTCGCCCAGACCGACTCGTTCGATGCCGTCGCGAGCCATCCGCAGGCGCTCGCCCAGTGTCGCGAGACGCTCGATCGGTCGTATCCGGATCTCGCCCGCGAAGCCGTCACCAGCACGGCCGCCGGAGTCGAGCGCGCCCGCGAGGACGACTCGGTCGCGGCCATCGCCCACCCTGACGCCGCGGACGAACTCCGGGTGATCGACGAGGACGTCCAGGATCGATCGTCGAACCGCACGCGGTTTTTCGTCCTCGCAAGCGGTGAGGAGCGTACCGACACCGGCTCGAAGAGCACGGTCGTGATCGCGCCCGGGACGAACCACCCGGGGCTGCTGTTCGCCCTCCTCGAACCGTTCGCCGACCGCGACGTGAACCTGACCCGGATCGAATCGCGGCCGACCGGCAGACGCCTCGGCGAGTACGAGTTCCACCTCGACCTGGAGGCGGCGCTTTCCGAGTCGCGAACGCAGGCGGCGCTCGGGGAGATCGAATCCGTTCTGGACGCGGGACAGATCCACCGACTCGGTTCGTACGACGTCACCCTCGTCGAGTGA
- a CDS encoding Hsp20/alpha crystallin family protein codes for MRRNPFEDLEDLFDRLSTQFEEGMARDSGLTIPGQAGVDVADTGEEYVVTADLPGYETDDIDLRLIDGALKLEASRDAAETHEEGDYIRRERTQHTVSRRVRLPDPVDEEGIGASYNNGVLTVTLPKLTGETGGHQIDIS; via the coding sequence ATGCGCCGAAATCCGTTCGAGGACCTAGAGGACCTGTTCGACCGGCTCAGCACCCAGTTCGAAGAGGGGATGGCTCGAGACAGCGGCCTCACGATCCCCGGCCAGGCCGGCGTCGACGTCGCGGACACCGGCGAGGAGTACGTCGTCACGGCCGACTTGCCCGGCTACGAAACCGACGATATCGACCTCCGGCTGATCGACGGGGCGCTGAAACTCGAAGCGAGCCGTGACGCCGCAGAGACTCACGAGGAAGGCGACTACATCCGTCGCGAGCGCACCCAGCACACGGTGAGCCGACGCGTTCGCCTGCCGGACCCCGTCGACGAGGAGGGGATCGGTGCGTCGTACAACAACGGCGTCCTGACGGTGACGCTTCCGAAACTCACCGGCGAGACCGGTGGCCACCAGATCGACATCTCGTAG
- a CDS encoding type I toxin-antitoxin system SymE family toxin, whose protein sequence is MVRKKTLSPSGAKDEDGNYHNVHLNLHEDELEVAGMQIGDEVFVRVRDGKIIIQKADEDELDHEF, encoded by the coding sequence ATGGTCCGGAAAAAGACGCTGAGTCCAAGCGGTGCGAAAGACGAGGATGGCAACTATCACAACGTACACCTCAATCTCCACGAAGACGAACTGGAGGTAGCCGGGATGCAGATCGGCGACGAGGTCTTCGTCCGCGTACGGGACGGCAAAATCATCATCCAGAAAGCAGACGAGGACGAACTCGATCACGAATTCTAG
- a CDS encoding non-histone chromosomal MC1 family protein, producing the protein MVREDGKRNFALREADGDESSVFSGNTPRQAALKAARRLEPGDSEESAERVDLHLREKGTEKVHIYEGWAWEETAPDDKPDWMPDRITEANVSKQGIEHLDE; encoded by the coding sequence ATGGTACGTGAAGATGGTAAGCGAAACTTCGCGCTCCGCGAAGCCGACGGTGACGAATCGAGCGTCTTCTCAGGAAACACACCCCGACAGGCGGCGCTGAAAGCCGCCCGGCGGCTCGAACCCGGCGACAGCGAGGAGTCGGCCGAGCGTGTCGACTTACACTTACGAGAGAAGGGGACGGAGAAGGTACACATTTACGAAGGCTGGGCCTGGGAGGAGACGGCCCCGGACGACAAGCCCGACTGGATGCCGGATCGAATTACCGAGGCGAACGTCTCGAAACAGGGGATCGAGCACCTCGACGAGTGA